The sequence AAAAAGGAGCGGTCATTCTGACCGCTCGTCTTTGTAAATACAAATTTGACGAAAATCCGTCAACCTGCCAAACCGTCGCCATATTCGGCCGATTCGGTTAGTGGTACATGCACCCAATTTGGGTAAATCTGGTAATGCTTCTCCATGACCAGATCATAAAGCAACTCCCGTAGCTCACCGACGTTCTCGCCAGTCTGTGCCGAAATGAAGGCCACATAGTCTGCCTTTTGGGCCAGATAGGTTTTCTTCAAATACTCCAGCGCCGTTTTTCGGCGCACAGCAACCGGAATGACAACTTCTTCGTGCAACAAGTCATCACTGAATTCGTCGTCCAACGAAGTGGTTTTCTCTGCCCATTCGTCTTTTGGTACAAATTGGTCCATTTTATTGAAAACCAGCACCATCGGTTTATCAGCGGCTTTAATATCGGCCAGCGTCGTATTCACGACCTCAATCTGCTCTTCAAAATTCGGATGTGATACATCCACCACGTGAACCAGAATATCGGCCTCACGTACCTCGTCCAACGTCGATTTAAACGACTCGATCAGCGTTGTCGGTAGTTTGCGGATAAACCCAACGGTATCTGTCAACAGGAACGGAATATTGCCAAGTGTTACCTTCCGAACCGTCGAATCGACCGTAGCAAAGAGCTTATTTTCGGCAAATACGTCCGTTTTAGCCATCGTTCGCATGAGCGTCGACTTACCAACGTTTGTGTAACCCACCAGCGCTACCCGCACCAGCCGGTCTCGTTCCTTCCGGCGCGTGACACTTTGTTTATCGATCTTGGCGAGTTTCTCTTTCAGAAACGCGATCCGGTCTTTTACAATCCGTCGGTCAGTTTCAAGTTCCTTCTCACCCGGCCCGCGCATTCCCGTGCCACCTTTCTGGCGGCTAAGGTGAGTCCACATTCGAGTCAGACGTGGATACAGATACTGATATTGGGCCAGTTCGACCTGAACACGCGACTGGGCCGTCTGCGCCCGCATCGAAAAAATATTCAGAATAAGCAGGCTCCGATCGAGGACTTTGATCTCCTTAAATTCAGCTTCCAGGTTACGCACCTGAGCAGGGGTCAGATCATCATCGAAAATGATGCTATCGACCGGATTAGCCAGAATAAAGGTCTGAATCTCTTCCAGTTTTCCCTTGCCCACAAAGGTCCGGGTATCGGGCCGATCGAGTTTTTGAGTAAATGATTTTATTGTTTTAACGCCCGACGTTTCGGCCAGGAACGCTAATTCGTCTATGTATTCTTTGGTTTGGTCGGCGGTTTGCTTTTGCGTAATCAGCGCGACCAACACAGCGGTTTCGGGTTGTTTATGAGTGTCGACCATGTAAATTCTTAAAGGTGATTAGGCGATTTATAGCTTATGAAAGAACGTATTTTCCAGGTACTATCAGGTCCGCAAACCCGATCCTGAAAAACTGCCCGCCAATGCGATGATCAATCCATCAGGTGTTATTAACCCAACCGGTTTCTTTCTGATAAGCTATAAGCCTGTAAATTATAACGGGCCATTTTGACTAAAAGTTTCGACAGCGAATCTGCCCGATCATTCTGCCGAAACCAACTGAATAGCATTACACTTGAACCATTTTCCAGTGTCCTCGTCGGAAAACCCAGATGGCAATTCCGGCCAACAATGTCTCGCTGATAGCTACCGACCAGAATACACCCTCAGGACCCCAGTTCAGTAGGTGAGCAAGCGTATAGGCAAGTGGAATTTCAACGACCCAAAAACAAAAAATGTTGATGATTGTTGGGGTACGGGTGTCGCCCGCGCCATTGAGCGACTGACTCAATACCATTCCATACGCCATAAACAGATAGCCCAGGCAGAATACGCGCAGGCATTCTACCGCAATGGCTACTACACGGACGTTGTTGTCGAACAAGCCAACTATGGGAGTGGCTCCCAGGAAGAAACCAACGCCAACGGCTGCTAAAAAGAGCATGTTGCAGAAAGCCGCCCGCCAGGCGGAGGTTTCGGCACGTTCGGGCTGATTAGCCCCCAGATTCTGTCCAACCAGCGTAGCAGCCGCATTGGCCATACCCCACGAAGGCAGAATTGTAAACACAATGATCCGAATGGCAATGGTATACCCAGCCACTACATCGCTACCAAAGGTCGATAAAATACGCGTCAGGAATATCCAGCTGGCCGAGCCAACCAGAAACTGGCTGGTCCCGCCAACGGCCAGACTGAGCAAATTTTTGATCAGGCTCATATCAGGTACAACATCCGAGCGCAGCACCTGGATTGCCCCTTTCACGCGCGTCAGGGCGTTTAATTGATATAGAACGCCCATCGTCCGACCAACGGTCGTTGCCACCGCCGACCCCATAACACCCAGTTCGGGAAAGGGCCCCAGTCCGAAAATAAATACCGGACATAGCACAATGTTGACGCCGTTGGCCAGCCACAGCGACCGCATCGCCACCGATGCATCGCCCGAACCGCGCAAACAGCCGCTCAGCGTATAGAGCAGCATGATGGCGGGCGCGCTGGCGAAAATCATCCGGGTGAATCCTACACCATTGCCAATAAGCTTTTCGTCGCCACCCATCAGCCGCAATATGTCTTCGGCAAAGACAAAACCGACCACGCCCATGAAGAGTCCTAATGCTGTTGACACCAGAATTACCTGCCCCACCACGGTACCTGCCCCCGGTGGTTCTCCTCCCCAACCCGGCGGGATACAAGGGCTGTGGCTGCTGTGCTGAGGCCAATAGCAATGGAGTATACAATGGTCAGTACCGATTCGGTAAGACCCACAGTAGCAATGGCTTCTGTACCGATTTTGGCGACAAAAAACACATCGACAACGGCAAACAACGACTCCATGACCATTTCCAGAATCATCGGAACCGACAGTAAAAAGATGGCCCGGTTGATACTACCGGACGTAAAATTGGTTTCTGTACCACGTAATGCGGCCAGGAATAACCGAAAAAATTTGGTCATTGGATCAAAAAGGCTATGCCGAAGTCACGATGACTACAGACAATGCATGAAGACTAGGAAAATGGAAACGATCGGCCCAGATGGGCGACAGGAACTTGAAGAAGAAAAAACCGCGTGGGTTTTTAAGCGAGGAACTTCATGGGCTTTTCGGGCCGCCGTAGCGGGCACATTTAGACCGCAAACTTACTACTTTATTTAGAACAAAGTCAAACGGGTTTGAGCAAACGGCAGATTAAAATAGTGAACAGGAACGCTTTTGCGGGGTTTATTTAGTTGACAACCTGATCATTAAATTTAACCTGCCTGTTGATGACAAGTAATTTATGTCAAAAATAGCAGGTATTTAGCGTATGAATAATCAATGGTGCAGCCTTAAGGAACTAGCTGATTTTCTGAAAAACGAATTTTCTATCGATCGTTATGATCCTAGTGAACAAGGCGGAATCTATCACCCTTCTGACCAGCCCGTTACGCGTTTGGGCCTGGTCCTCGAACCCTGGCCTGATTTGCCCGAATGGATTGCAGGTCATCAAATCGATGCGCTCTGGATCCATCGCCCGTGGAAGCTCGATACGATCAGAATGCCTCGGGATATTGGCATTTTATCGCATCATCTGCCGTTCGACGAAACACTGACAATGGGTTACAATCCCTTACTGGCCAGCCTAATGAGTAAACTTGGACAACCCGAACCCCTGGGATTCAGGCAGGCAACAGCTGACAATGGCGAATTGCTCCCCCAGCGCCCAATTGGTATGTTGTTCGATATTGTCGGACAGGAATTTGATGCCCTACTTCGGGAAGTTAACAGCCTCTTTGGCGGCTATGATAGAGCCGAAGCAGGCCGTTGCCCAACGGGAGCCCATACGATTAGTCGAATTGCGGTTGTGGGGGCGATGAATGAGCTTTTAATTCGGGAAGCTTACGACCGCGACGCTGATCTTTATTTGACCGGTCAATATAGAAAGCCAGCACAGCCGGCCGTAGATGATACGGGCATAGCCGTCATTTCCATTGGACACCTGCGGAGCGAAGAATGGGGTCTGCGGGCTCTGGCGGATCTATTACATGATCGATGGCCAACAATAGAGATAGTGATGCCTATAAGCGGGCAAACCGTTACGGTTATGAGTAATAACAATTCTGTCTAGCAACATGAAGAATGTGTTAAACCATTTTTGTCTTAGTTTGTCTTTAGTAAGGAGCTGCTTAACTTGGCAGCGTTTATCCAACTATCGTATCGTACTTATAATAAATCAAACACGATGAAAACCCTACACGCTAATATCTTCGTTTGGCTGCTGGCCAGCTCATTGGCTGGTGGCTCATTAGTCGCTTGTGCGCAGGCAACTACCGGCGCGGCTACGGCATCTACAGCAACGACTGACCCGGCTAAATCGCAATTGCTGCAACCAATGCGGCAAATGATGGATAAAATCAAGAAATTACAGCCAACGGGCGACCCCGACTTTGATTATGCATTCCAGACAAAGCTTCACACGCAGGGCGAACAGGATTTGTTGAAGCAGGAGATTCAGAATGGTAAAGATTCATCGTTGAAACAGATGGCCCAGACTTTATTAACGGCCACCCAAGGTGATGCGGCTCTGATCGACGAAACCCTGAAGCAGCTTAAGCCATCCCGCCCGAATCAGGCATTCACTCAGCAACAGAGTCGCAATGTACAGGCAATGGCGCTGAAACTCCAGCAGGGTGGTATTGAAGATAAGCTGACGAGTGATTTCGATAAAAACTTCGTTACTATTCTGCTCGATCACCGGCAGGATGCCATTGATCTGGCCAATACATATCTGCAATATGGAAAAAATGCAACGCTGAGAGATTACGCTCAGAAGCTGGTCACGAAAGCTCAGACCGAAATGACGCAGGCTAAAGCCGCATTACCCAAGCAGAACTAACCAATATTAAGTATAAGCGACAGTACTGCCGAATGAGCCTGTTCTCATTCTACAGTACTGTTTTTTTTATGAAGCTATCCGATACGTTTATTCCAACGGCAGGCGCTGTTGGCTTACTTCCCATGGTCACGTACTTCCTTTTGATGGTGACCATGTACGCTTTTCTGGGGAATTTTATATTTGCTCTATCGGCGCGCACCCGCGTCAGTTCCAGCTATCAGACATCGCAGACCCTTGTGGCTATTATTTCAGCCATAGCGGGCCTTTCCTACTTCTTCATACAAGGTTACTACCACGACCTGCTAGCCGAACTGACCACTCTTTCGGATGCAGAAAACCGGCAAACACTTATTCGGGAATCCTACAACGCCATTGGCCAATATCGGTACATGGAATGGGCCGTTACAACACCTTTGTTGCTGCTCAACATGGTATTAATGCTAAGAATCGACTTACGAAGTGTTAAGCGCCCGCTACTAATTATGCTGCTGGCTGATTTCTTTATGATTCTGGCAGGCTACATTGGCGAGCAACAACTTGCGTTCGACAACGAAATTCTGGTTGGCCCAAAATTACTCTGGGGCGGGGTTGCAGCGATTGGCTATGTTATGATTCCCGTTACCCTCCGCAAATTCTGGAAGCGGTTTGCAAGCCATGCCTTACCCCAGGAACAATGGGCTTATCGATTGATGGCTCTTAGTACTGTTACTTTCTGGGGTGTTTATCCAATCGGTTATATTCTGACGGTATTTAGTTTCGATACGAACTGGCTTCATATCGCCTTTTCACTTGCCGATCTCATTAATAAAATTGGCGTCGGGTTGGTTACCTATTGGGCAGGGAAAGAAACAGTTAAGTAGTTTTTCTGGCAGCCCGCTATTTTCTGTGGATAAAACCGCGGCACAGTTATGAGCGAAAATCTGGCAACAGACTGTATTTTTTTATATTGATCAGATCCGAATACGGATAGGGGTCAAAGCAAACCATCCACTCCTGTAATATTCCCTGAAAATCCTGTCTTATCCAATGATCCTACGGTGAATGGATGGTTTTTCAGAATTTTCAACAATCTTGCTTTGTCATTTGACAATCTCATAGCTTTAAGCTGCTTTTGTTGAGAATTATGAAGGAATACATCCGTCCCATCAAACGTCTATTAGTCGCCAATCGGGGTGAAATCGCTATCCGTATCATGCGGGCTGCTACCGAGCTTGGCATCACGACTGTTGCCGTTTACACCTACGAAGACCGTTATTCACTGCACCGTTACAAGGCCGATGAAGCGTATCAGATCGGCCGCGACGAAGAACCTCTGAAACCCTACCTCGATGTAGAAGGTATCGTTCTATTGGCTAAACGGCATAAGATCGACGCGATTCACCCAGGATATGGTTTTTTATCTGAAAACGTAAAGCTAGCCCGTCGGTGCCGCGAAGAGGGCATTATTTTCGTTGGGCCGTCGCCGGAAGCGATGGATGCGCTGGGCGATAAAGTGAGAGCGAAAAATCTGGCGACTACAGCAGGGGTTCCCCTTATTCCTGATTCTCGGGAAGAAAATATGAGCCCGGAGTTTGCCTTGTTAGAAGCTGAGCGGATTGGTTTTCCGGTTATGGTGAAAGCCGCTGCGGGTGGCGGTGGACGTGGGATGCGGGTGGTACGGCAGGCCGAAGAGTTTGAAAAAGCGTTTACGGAGGCCAAAAATGAAGCTCGTAATGCGTTCGGTGATGACACCATTTTTCTGGAAAAATTCATTGAAGATCCCAAACATATTGAAGTACAACTCCTTGGCGATCAGCACGGCAATATCGTTCACCTATACGAACGCGATTGCTCGGTTCAGCGTCGATTCCAGAAGGTTGTTGAGGTAGCGCCCTCTTTTGGCCTGAAGCAGGAAACCAAACAGAAACTGTACGAATATGCGCTTCAGCTGGGCCGGGCCGTGAAGTATTCGAACGCAGGTACAGTTGAATTTCTGGTTGATAAAAACGAAAACATTTATTTCATCGAGGTCAACCCTCGAATTCAGGTTGAGCATACGATCACGGAAGAAGTAACGGGCATCGATATTGTCAGGACGCAAATCCTGATTGCGATGGGTTACAAACTATCCGATAATGGGATCTACATCCACCATCAGGATGAAATACCGCTGAATGGATTCGCGATTCAGTGTCGTATCACTACCGAAGATCCAACCAACGGATTCAAGCCAGATTTTGGCACGATCATCGCCTACCGTAATGCGGCTGGTTTTGGTATACGGCTCGACGAAGGCAGTAGCTACGCGGGCATGAAAATTTCGCCTTACTTCGACTCGATGATCGTAAAGGTATCGGCGCGGGGGCGAACATTAAAGGGAGCCACTCAACGCCTGACACGTGCTTTACTGGAATTCCGGATTCGGGGCGTAAAGACTAACATCGGCTTTCTGCTGAATGTAATCAGCCACCCAATTTTTCAGCGCGGAGAAGCCCGGGTTTCGTTTATCGAATCACACCCCGAGCTATTCGACTTACGGAAGCCACAGGACCGCTCGACGCGGGTACTTAACTACCTCGCCGATGTCATTGTCAACGGCAACCCGGAGGTAAAAAAGAAAGATGATACCAAATTTTTCAGGACACCTATCGTTCCTCCTTACGATACATTTGGCCCCTATCCTGCCGGTAATCGGGATCGATTGAAGGAATTGGGCCGGGAAAATTTTACGCAGTGGGTACTCGATCAGAAGTGCGTTCTCTATACCGATACGACCTTCCGCGACGGTCACCAGTCACTGCTGGCAACCCGCGTTCGAACACAGGATCTGCAAAAAGTAGCCGAAGGATTTGCCAAAAACCATCCCGAACTGTTCTCGATGGAAGTATGGGGTGGAGCTACGTTCGATGTATCGATGCGGTTCCTCTACGAAAGCCCGTGGAAACGTCTGGCTGCACTACGCGAAGCTATGCCGAACATGCTGCTCCAAATGCTGTTCCGGGGCTCCAATGCGGTTGGTTACTCGGCCTATCCGGACAATCTGATTGAAAAATTCGTCGAAAAATCCTGGGAAACGGGTATTGATATTTTCCGGATCTTCGACTCACTGAACTGGAATGAAGCCATGAAGGTGAGCATTCGGGCCGTTCGCGAACGGACAGATGCCCTTTGTGAAGCGGCTATCTGCTATACTGGCGATATGCTCGATCCGGCAAAACACAAGAAATATAATCTGCAATATTACCTGGATCTGGCCAGGCAGCTTGAAGACGAAGGTGCGCACATGCTGGCCATTAAAGACATGGCGGGCCTGCTGAAACCACTGGCGGCTGATGTACTGGTGCGCGAATTGAAAAAAGCGGTGAGCATCCCGGTTCATCTGCACACCCACGATACGGCAGGCATTCAGGCCGCGACCTATCTAAAAGCCATCGATGCCGGTGTCGACATTGTCGATTGTGCGCTGGGAGCACTGTCTGGCCTGACCTCGCAACCGAATTTCAATTCCGTGGTCGCCATGATGCAGGGGCATGAACGCGAATGTCCCATCAATTTATCGTCGCTCAATGCATACTCCAACTATTGGGAAGACGTCCGCGAATATTACTACCCATTCGAGTCGGGTATGAAAGCAGGGAGCGCCGAAGTGTATGAGAACGAAATTCCGGGGGGGCAGTACTCAAACCTGAAACCGCAAGCTTTTGCAACGGGCCTGGGCGACAAATTTGAGACACTCAAGAAGAACTATTCCGTAGCGAACCAATTGTTCGGCGATATTGTGAAGGTAACACCTTCGTCGAAAGTGGTTGGAGACATGGCGATTTTCATGACCGCCAACAACCTGACTGCCGATGACGTATTGACTCGGGGCGAATCGCTGTCATTTCCCGAATCGGTGAAAGAACTGATGAAAGGAATTCTGGGCCAACCCGTAGGCGGTTTCCCAAAAGAGGTTCAGCAGATTATCCTTAAGGGCGACCAACCCATCACCGGGCGTCCAAATGAGCACCTGAAACCGATTGACTTCGACGCCGATTTTTCCGCTTTCCAGAAGAAATACCCGCTGAGTGATGGGTTCGTAGATTATCTGTCGTATCAGATGTATCCGAAGGTGTATGACGAATACTATAAAGCCAACGAGCAATATGGCGATGTCAGCATTATTCCGACCCCGGCATTTTTCTACGGTCTGAAGGAGAACGAAGAGATTCTGATCAACATTGAAGAGGGTAAAAATATCCTTGTTCGGCTGTTGTTCAAGTCAGAACCGAATGAGTTCGGAATGCGGACAATCACCTTTGAACTGAATGGACAGAGCCGCCAGGTTCAGGTTCGCGACAGAGCGTCGAAGGTAGAAAAAGCGATGAACGCCAAGATTGGTAAAGCGGGCGATGTGGGCGCTCCCCTACAGGGTCGGCTCACGCGAATACTGGTTAAAGCGGGCGATGAGGTCAAGAAAAACCAGCCGCTATTTGTGATTGAGGCCATGAAGATGGAGAGTATCGTAGCAGCACCCAAAGCAGGGAAGGTCGATAAGATCGCGCTCAAAGAAGGCGTTGTGGTCGAACAGGACGACTGTGTGGTTGAATTGTCGTAATGACGAACTACTGAACCTGCCTCTAGAGCAGTCATTCAGTGAGTAAATAAGGCAGGATTTTTTCAGTCCCGGTTTTAGCAAAACCGGGACTTCTTGTTTTTGTGTTTTTCTATACCTGATAAGACACAGAAGTTGCATCATTTACTGAGTGTTTTTTGTGGATAACATTGTGTAAAACAAAATTTTACGCCAAATTACTACCTCTAAACGAACCCCTTGCATCATGGAGAATCAGCCCTCAACTCCGCCTTTATCACCCGCTCCCGTACCGCTTAGCGAGTCTGACGCTCGTATGTGGGCAATGTTCACTCACTTAAGCGCCCTACCCGGCTCATTTGTGCTGATTGGCAGTATCGTGTTGCCATTGGTCATCTGGCAGATTCAGAAAGAAAAGTCCCCATTTGTGGACTTTCATGGGAAAGAAGCCGTAAACTTCAACATCACAATAGCGATTGCGGCCTGTTTATCATTTTTATTGATGCTCATTTTAATCGGTGTGTTTCTCATTTGGGTAGTGGGAGTCGTATGGCTTGTTTTCACCGTTATTGCCGCTGTTAAAGCGAATAACGGCGAATATTACCGGTATCCGCTGACCATTCGGTTTATTAAATAAGTCGGGACGTCATATTATCTTATCGTCTTTCAGTAGCTTGACTCTATAATTCCAATCGCCATTCCAGTCAAAATCCCATTGAGAGTCGGTAAAGATCTCATTGGGATTTTGTATTTTCTCAAGGTGCTTTTCTGAGCTTTATCTGGCAGTATTTGGCTTTATTTCTGTAATAAATCCAACATAACAAGTTGATTGTAAAGCCCCTTAACCCTTTTCTAGAGAAAACTCCAAACAGGGCTTTTAATCTAAAGGAGCACATTTTGCGTTATTCACGATTCCAATTCTCAGGGATTTTACCCGAACCTAATCACCCTTACTTTGCGTTTTAAGTATGACTTTTCGGTCAGAGTTTTGATTAATTTATTTCTTTTATCGCGAATACCCCATGCAGTCGGCTTTAGAAAGTACCCTCGATATACAAAAAATTCGTCAGGACTTCCCCGTACTTGATCAGGAAGTGAACGGGCGTCCACTGGTCTACTTCGACAATGCAGCTACGAATCAAAAGCCGCTTCCGGTCATTCATGCCTTAACCCGCTATTACGAAGGCTACAACGCTAACATTCACCGGGGTATTCACCACTTGGCCGAGCAGGCAACAGCGGCATTTGAAGCATCTCGCCGGGCCGTCCAGGCGTTTTTGAATGCAAAACACTGGCAGGAAATCATCTTTACTTACGGCACTACTGATGGCATTAATCTGGTTGCTCAGACGTATGGCCGCCGGTTTTTGAAAGAGGGTGATGAGATCATTATCTCGACTATGGAACACCATTCCAACATTGTTCCCTGGCAAATGTTGTGCGAAGAAAAGGGATGTGTTCTTAAGGTTATTCCTGTTGATGACAACGGCGAATTGCTGATCGACGAGTATGAAAAGCTTTTGTCGGAGAAAACAAAATTTGTTTCCTGCGTTCACGTCTCGAATTCGCTCGGAACGATAAATCCGGTCAAGACCATCATTGATAAAGCCCACGCCGTTGGCGCTGTTGTCCTGATCGATGGAGCGCAGGCAAGCTCACACCTTGAACTGGATGTGCAGGCACTGGACGCTGATTTTTACGTACTATCCGCTCATAAATTATATGGCCCAACAGGCATGGGTGTCCTGTATGGTAAAAAAGATATTCTCGACTCAATGCCGCCTTACCGGGGCGGGGGCGAGATGATCAAGGAAGTCACATTTGCCAAAACGACCTATAACGACCTGCCATATAAATTCGAGGCTGGCACACCCAATATTGCCGATGTGATTGCCGTTAAAACGGCGCTGGAATACATGGCTGGCTTAGGTAAAGAAAATATTGCTGCCCACGAAAACGACCTGCTTCAATACGCTACGGAACAATTGAGTGAGCTGAACGGTCTACGCATTATCGGTCAGGCTAAGCACAAAATCGGCGTCATTTCGTTTGTGCTCGATGGTATTCATCATCAGGATACAGGCGTCATTC comes from Spirosoma aureum and encodes:
- the hflX gene encoding GTPase HflX, translated to MVDTHKQPETAVLVALITQKQTADQTKEYIDELAFLAETSGVKTIKSFTQKLDRPDTRTFVGKGKLEEIQTFILANPVDSIIFDDDLTPAQVRNLEAEFKEIKVLDRSLLILNIFSMRAQTAQSRVQVELAQYQYLYPRLTRMWTHLSRQKGGTGMRGPGEKELETDRRIVKDRIAFLKEKLAKIDKQSVTRRKERDRLVRVALVGYTNVGKSTLMRTMAKTDVFAENKLFATVDSTVRKVTLGNIPFLLTDTVGFIRKLPTTLIESFKSTLDEVREADILVHVVDVSHPNFEEQIEVVNTTLADIKAADKPMVLVFNKMDQFVPKDEWAEKTTSLDDEFSDDLLHEEVVIPVAVRRKTALEYLKKTYLAQKADYVAFISAQTGENVGELRELLYDLVMEKHYQIYPNWVHVPLTESAEYGDGLAG
- a CDS encoding Nif3-like dinuclear metal center hexameric protein, with amino-acid sequence MNNQWCSLKELADFLKNEFSIDRYDPSEQGGIYHPSDQPVTRLGLVLEPWPDLPEWIAGHQIDALWIHRPWKLDTIRMPRDIGILSHHLPFDETLTMGYNPLLASLMSKLGQPEPLGFRQATADNGELLPQRPIGMLFDIVGQEFDALLREVNSLFGGYDRAEAGRCPTGAHTISRIAVVGAMNELLIREAYDRDADLYLTGQYRKPAQPAVDDTGIAVISIGHLRSEEWGLRALADLLHDRWPTIEIVMPISGQTVTVMSNNNSV
- a CDS encoding DUF305 domain-containing protein; amino-acid sequence: MKTLHANIFVWLLASSLAGGSLVACAQATTGAATASTATTDPAKSQLLQPMRQMMDKIKKLQPTGDPDFDYAFQTKLHTQGEQDLLKQEIQNGKDSSLKQMAQTLLTATQGDAALIDETLKQLKPSRPNQAFTQQQSRNVQAMALKLQQGGIEDKLTSDFDKNFVTILLDHRQDAIDLANTYLQYGKNATLRDYAQKLVTKAQTEMTQAKAALPKQN
- a CDS encoding bacteriorhodopsin, with translation MKLSDTFIPTAGAVGLLPMVTYFLLMVTMYAFLGNFIFALSARTRVSSSYQTSQTLVAIISAIAGLSYFFIQGYYHDLLAELTTLSDAENRQTLIRESYNAIGQYRYMEWAVTTPLLLLNMVLMLRIDLRSVKRPLLIMLLADFFMILAGYIGEQQLAFDNEILVGPKLLWGGVAAIGYVMIPVTLRKFWKRFASHALPQEQWAYRLMALSTVTFWGVYPIGYILTVFSFDTNWLHIAFSLADLINKIGVGLVTYWAGKETVK
- a CDS encoding pyruvate carboxylase, which translates into the protein MKEYIRPIKRLLVANRGEIAIRIMRAATELGITTVAVYTYEDRYSLHRYKADEAYQIGRDEEPLKPYLDVEGIVLLAKRHKIDAIHPGYGFLSENVKLARRCREEGIIFVGPSPEAMDALGDKVRAKNLATTAGVPLIPDSREENMSPEFALLEAERIGFPVMVKAAAGGGGRGMRVVRQAEEFEKAFTEAKNEARNAFGDDTIFLEKFIEDPKHIEVQLLGDQHGNIVHLYERDCSVQRRFQKVVEVAPSFGLKQETKQKLYEYALQLGRAVKYSNAGTVEFLVDKNENIYFIEVNPRIQVEHTITEEVTGIDIVRTQILIAMGYKLSDNGIYIHHQDEIPLNGFAIQCRITTEDPTNGFKPDFGTIIAYRNAAGFGIRLDEGSSYAGMKISPYFDSMIVKVSARGRTLKGATQRLTRALLEFRIRGVKTNIGFLLNVISHPIFQRGEARVSFIESHPELFDLRKPQDRSTRVLNYLADVIVNGNPEVKKKDDTKFFRTPIVPPYDTFGPYPAGNRDRLKELGRENFTQWVLDQKCVLYTDTTFRDGHQSLLATRVRTQDLQKVAEGFAKNHPELFSMEVWGGATFDVSMRFLYESPWKRLAALREAMPNMLLQMLFRGSNAVGYSAYPDNLIEKFVEKSWETGIDIFRIFDSLNWNEAMKVSIRAVRERTDALCEAAICYTGDMLDPAKHKKYNLQYYLDLARQLEDEGAHMLAIKDMAGLLKPLAADVLVRELKKAVSIPVHLHTHDTAGIQAATYLKAIDAGVDIVDCALGALSGLTSQPNFNSVVAMMQGHERECPINLSSLNAYSNYWEDVREYYYPFESGMKAGSAEVYENEIPGGQYSNLKPQAFATGLGDKFETLKKNYSVANQLFGDIVKVTPSSKVVGDMAIFMTANNLTADDVLTRGESLSFPESVKELMKGILGQPVGGFPKEVQQIILKGDQPITGRPNEHLKPIDFDADFSAFQKKYPLSDGFVDYLSYQMYPKVYDEYYKANEQYGDVSIIPTPAFFYGLKENEEILINIEEGKNILVRLLFKSEPNEFGMRTITFELNGQSRQVQVRDRASKVEKAMNAKIGKAGDVGAPLQGRLTRILVKAGDEVKKNQPLFVIEAMKMESIVAAPKAGKVDKIALKEGVVVEQDDCVVELS
- a CDS encoding DUF4870 domain-containing protein yields the protein MENQPSTPPLSPAPVPLSESDARMWAMFTHLSALPGSFVLIGSIVLPLVIWQIQKEKSPFVDFHGKEAVNFNITIAIAACLSFLLMLILIGVFLIWVVGVVWLVFTVIAAVKANNGEYYRYPLTIRFIK
- a CDS encoding cysteine desulfurase, giving the protein MQSALESTLDIQKIRQDFPVLDQEVNGRPLVYFDNAATNQKPLPVIHALTRYYEGYNANIHRGIHHLAEQATAAFEASRRAVQAFLNAKHWQEIIFTYGTTDGINLVAQTYGRRFLKEGDEIIISTMEHHSNIVPWQMLCEEKGCVLKVIPVDDNGELLIDEYEKLLSEKTKFVSCVHVSNSLGTINPVKTIIDKAHAVGAVVLIDGAQASSHLELDVQALDADFYVLSAHKLYGPTGMGVLYGKKDILDSMPPYRGGGEMIKEVTFAKTTYNDLPYKFEAGTPNIADVIAVKTALEYMAGLGKENIAAHENDLLQYATEQLSELNGLRIIGQAKHKIGVISFVLDGIHHQDTGVILDQQGIAVRTGHHCTQPLMQRFGIAGTTRASFAVYNTREEVDRLVQGLRRVQKMML